In Acidobacteriota bacterium, one DNA window encodes the following:
- a CDS encoding sigma-54-dependent Fis family transcriptional regulator — protein sequence MLIADDATDVREALRLLLKSSGFRTESVDSPSAALQSLQSQEFDLLLLDLNFTRDTTSGAEGLELLPKVLALDSTLPVVIMTAWGTVEIAVEVMRQGARDFIEKPWNNERLLTIVRNQVELRRALRNEQRLEAETRLLRAENRPELIAESVAMRPLLQLITQVAPSDANILITGENGTGKELIAKTIHALSHRSARALVTVNVGGLPEGIFESEVFGHIRGAFTDAKADRVGRFEMADGGTLFLDEIGNLGLAQQAKLLRTIQSGELERVGSSKTRKVDVRLLAATNTDLGQAVAEGRFRQDLLFRINTIEIHVPPLRERREDIPTLAQFFLRRLAARYQKSIAGFDPAALRALQEHPWPGNVRELEHAVERAVLLAHANLIQASDLGLRTTPVAGAPSLAGLDALPLDEAERILVRTALERAGGNIHHAAKALGLSRAALYRRIERYGL from the coding sequence ATCCTGATCGCGGATGATGCCACGGACGTTAGAGAAGCCCTCCGCCTTCTCCTCAAGTCTTCCGGCTTCCGCACCGAATCCGTCGACTCCCCTTCCGCCGCCTTGCAATCCCTTCAGTCTCAGGAGTTCGACCTCCTCCTGCTCGACCTGAACTTCACCCGCGACACCACCAGCGGCGCGGAAGGCCTGGAGCTACTGCCCAAAGTCCTGGCGCTCGACTCTACCCTCCCTGTCGTGATCATGACTGCTTGGGGCACGGTCGAGATTGCCGTCGAGGTCATGCGCCAGGGCGCCCGCGATTTCATCGAAAAGCCCTGGAACAACGAGCGCCTGCTTACCATCGTCCGCAATCAGGTCGAACTCCGTCGCGCCTTGCGCAACGAGCAGCGCCTTGAGGCCGAAACCCGCCTCTTGCGCGCCGAGAATCGCCCCGAACTCATCGCCGAATCCGTCGCCATGCGCCCCCTGCTGCAGCTCATCACCCAGGTCGCGCCCTCCGACGCCAACATCCTCATCACCGGCGAAAATGGCACCGGCAAAGAGCTCATCGCCAAAACCATCCACGCTCTTTCCCATCGCTCTGCCCGCGCCCTGGTCACCGTCAACGTCGGCGGTCTGCCCGAAGGCATTTTTGAAAGTGAGGTCTTCGGTCACATTCGCGGCGCTTTTACCGATGCCAAAGCCGACCGCGTTGGCCGCTTCGAAATGGCCGACGGCGGCACCCTCTTCCTCGATGAAATCGGCAATCTCGGCCTCGCGCAGCAAGCCAAGCTTCTGCGTACCATCCAGTCGGGCGAGCTCGAACGCGTCGGCTCCTCCAAGACCCGCAAGGTCGATGTTCGCCTCCTCGCTGCCACCAACACCGATCTCGGCCAGGCGGTCGCGGAGGGCCGCTTCCGTCAGGACCTTCTCTTCCGCATCAACACCATCGAAATCCATGTCCCACCCCTCCGCGAGCGCCGGGAGGACATCCCCACCCTCGCCCAGTTTTTCCTCCGTCGGCTCGCCGCTCGCTACCAAAAATCCATCGCCGGCTTCGACCCCGCCGCCCTGCGCGCCTTGCAGGAACACCCATGGCCCGGCAACGTCCGCGAACTCGAACACGCCGTCGAGCGCGCCGTCCTGCTCGCTCACGCCAATCTCATACAGGCCAGCGACCTCGGCCTGCGCACGACGCCTGTCGCTGGCGCTCCCAGCCTCGCCGGCCTCGATGCGTTGCCGCTTGACGAAGCCGAGCGTATCCTTGTCCGCACCGCCCTCGAGCGCGCCGGCGGCAATATCCATCACGCCGCCAAAGCGTTAGGCTTAAGCCGTGCCGCCCTCTACCGCCGCATCGAACGTTACGGCCTCTAA
- a CDS encoding PAS domain-containing sensor histidine kinase, whose amino-acid sequence MMAGLPAVAAALVLIWLPQDQAVFSSAGTHGWQILLTLVIVFTWLGLTIGLRERVELVLGTLANMLAAVREGDYSVRARGAGYSDSFGALASEINRLSSFLRDRRVASLEASALLDKVVEAIDIAVLAFDDQQRLRLINPVGATLLAAPPERLMGQSAAELGLAPMLTGPRHRLQEATFPGGPGRWDIRHSQFRQDGKPHHLLVISDLSQPLREEERLAWYRLIRVLGHEINNSLAPVMSLAGSLAGLLQQPQSDDWSEDMSHGLNVIADRAAALNRFMGNYTRLARLPQPDLHPTGVRSLVQAAVRLEQRLPVEIRPGPEIEVSLDPDQISQVVINLLRNAVDASLTTQGNVQIGWDLRHQWLEIWIADEGPGLASTANLFVPFFTTKPGGSGIGLVLSRQIAEAHHGRLTLSNRRHSPGTEARLYLPLETLN is encoded by the coding sequence ATGATGGCTGGTCTTCCCGCCGTCGCTGCGGCACTGGTCCTCATCTGGCTTCCACAGGACCAGGCCGTTTTCAGTTCCGCGGGCACGCACGGCTGGCAAATTCTGCTGACTCTGGTCATTGTCTTCACCTGGCTCGGTCTCACCATCGGTCTGCGTGAGCGCGTCGAGTTGGTTCTGGGCACACTCGCCAACATGCTCGCGGCCGTCCGCGAAGGCGACTACTCGGTCCGCGCCCGCGGGGCCGGCTACAGCGACTCCTTCGGCGCTCTCGCCTCGGAAATCAATCGCCTCTCTTCTTTCCTCCGTGATCGCCGCGTCGCCAGTCTCGAAGCCAGCGCCTTGCTTGACAAAGTTGTCGAAGCCATCGACATCGCCGTCCTCGCCTTTGACGATCAGCAGCGCCTCCGTCTCATCAACCCTGTCGGCGCCACCCTCCTCGCCGCTCCACCCGAGCGCCTGATGGGCCAATCCGCCGCCGAGCTCGGCCTCGCCCCCATGCTCACCGGCCCCAGACATCGCCTTCAGGAGGCCACCTTCCCCGGCGGTCCCGGCCGTTGGGATATCCGCCACTCCCAATTCCGTCAGGACGGCAAGCCCCACCATCTCCTCGTTATTTCCGATCTCAGCCAGCCCTTGCGCGAAGAGGAGCGCCTCGCCTGGTACCGCCTCATTCGCGTCCTCGGCCACGAAATCAACAACTCCCTCGCCCCCGTCATGTCCCTCGCCGGCTCACTTGCCGGCCTCTTACAGCAACCGCAATCCGACGACTGGAGCGAAGACATGAGCCACGGCCTCAACGTCATCGCCGACCGCGCCGCCGCCCTCAACCGCTTCATGGGCAACTACACCCGTCTTGCGCGTCTGCCCCAGCCCGACCTCCATCCCACCGGCGTGCGTTCTCTGGTCCAGGCCGCGGTCCGCCTCGAACAGCGCCTTCCCGTCGAAATTCGTCCCGGCCCCGAAATTGAGGTCTCCCTTGATCCCGATCAAATCTCCCAGGTCGTCATCAACCTCCTCCGCAACGCCGTCGATGCCTCTTTAACAACCCAGGGTAACGTCCAGATCGGCTGGGACTTGCGCCACCAATGGCTGGAAATCTGGATCGCCGACGAAGGTCCCGGCCTCGCCTCCACCGCCAACCTCTTCGTCCCCTTCTTCACCACCAAACCCGGCGGTTCCGGCATTGGTCTTGTCCTTTCCCGCCAGATCGCAGAGGCCCACCACGGCCGCCTCACCCTCAGCAACCGCCGCCACAGCCCCGGTACGGAAGCCCGCCTTTACCTGCCTTTAGAGACGCTAAACTGA
- a CDS encoding M28 family peptidase, whose product MVKLAATLLALSLAAFATPKPKPQLYQAFNGEQCYRYTAKVVGFGPRTPGSIGHKETEALVRRVVERDGGQFSAYDFIDPNSPRGTVPVHNLIAKFNVSNNPNQPIFILAGHYDTLFKKGFVGAVDGGSSTAILLSFADALHAAKPTKMQIWLVWTDFEEAVKSFQGDDGLVGSRHLAHKLAAAGLVPRIRGFFLLDMIGYKDLSVDKESSSTPWLQAFIMSAATKLGYQQYFFKYSEEIIDDQKPFANVGIPVVDVVDAHFGPMPGDGMGAYHHTNQDTMDKVSSHSLTVVGKTVLLAVELIDAQ is encoded by the coding sequence GTGGTGAAACTAGCCGCCACGCTGCTTGCGTTAAGCCTAGCCGCCTTCGCCACTCCAAAACCTAAGCCCCAGCTCTACCAGGCCTTCAATGGTGAGCAGTGCTACCGCTACACTGCCAAGGTGGTTGGCTTCGGCCCTCGCACTCCCGGCTCCATCGGCCATAAGGAAACCGAGGCGCTGGTGCGCCGCGTGGTCGAGCGCGATGGCGGCCAGTTCTCGGCCTACGATTTCATCGATCCGAATTCGCCCCGCGGCACTGTTCCCGTCCACAACCTCATCGCCAAGTTCAACGTCTCCAATAACCCCAACCAGCCCATCTTCATCCTCGCCGGCCATTACGACACGCTTTTCAAGAAGGGCTTTGTCGGCGCTGTCGACGGCGGCTCCAGCACGGCGATTTTGCTCTCCTTCGCCGACGCCCTCCACGCCGCCAAGCCCACCAAAATGCAAATCTGGCTGGTCTGGACCGACTTTGAAGAAGCGGTGAAATCCTTCCAGGGCGACGACGGCCTCGTTGGTAGCCGTCATCTCGCCCACAAGCTCGCCGCCGCAGGTCTCGTGCCCCGCATCCGCGGCTTCTTCCTGCTCGATATGATCGGCTACAAAGACCTGAGCGTCGACAAGGAGTCCAGCTCGACCCCTTGGCTCCAGGCCTTCATCATGTCCGCCGCCACCAAGCTCGGCTACCAGCAGTACTTCTTCAAGTACTCGGAAGAGATCATCGACGATCAGAAGCCCTTCGCCAACGTCGGCATCCCCGTGGTCGACGTGGTCGACGCCCACTTCGGCCCCATGCCCGGCGACGGCATGGGCGCCTACCACCACACCAACCAGGACACCATGGACAAGGTCTCGTCCCACAGTCTCACGGTCGTCGGGAAGACGGTCCTCCTCGCCGTCGAACTCATTGACGCGCAATAG
- a CDS encoding four helix bundle protein yields the protein MQDFRNLTAWRKAYELTLGVYRATVKFPAEERYGLSSQLRRAAASIAANIAEGCGRRGNTELRRFLEIAMGSASEVEFHLLLANDLAYLSPEVYATLHDQIVDCKRILSRLIVTLRSSPN from the coding sequence ATGCAGGACTTCCGGAATCTGACCGCCTGGCGAAAGGCGTACGAACTCACGTTGGGTGTGTATCGTGCTACGGTGAAATTTCCGGCTGAGGAACGCTATGGCCTCAGCAGCCAGCTTCGTCGCGCGGCAGCCTCCATTGCCGCGAACATTGCCGAAGGCTGCGGCCGCCGCGGCAACACCGAATTGCGCCGCTTCCTCGAAATCGCCATGGGATCGGCCAGCGAAGTCGAATTCCATCTCCTGCTCGCCAATGACCTGGCTTATCTGTCCCCGGAGGTGTACGCCACCCTCCACGATCAGATCGTCGATTGCAAACGCATCCTCTCGCGCCTAATCGTCACCCTCCGTTCGTCCCCGAACTGA